Proteins from one Malania oleifera isolate guangnan ecotype guangnan chromosome 4, ASM2987363v1, whole genome shotgun sequence genomic window:
- the LOC131152698 gene encoding protein AUXIN RESPONSE 4 produces MAIITEEPDPKGAPERDVLPKPHKPSSPPKPSSSAPNPFAFWAYFCLAVSLITILFVFFSSFKTQDPKAWFLSLPNDLRQHYSRGRTIKVQTASNQSPIEVFTIEDGPKMAENVVIVHGLGCSSYAFREIVKYLGSRGIRAVALDLPGSGFSDKSVIVEGESWGGILGRFCDLYSDIREKGLFWGFDNLIEHGHLPYEENRIRVSGRKKVQTIELGSQEMGILLGQVIDSMGLAPVHLILHDSAFGLTANWVSENLGSVRSVTLIDSAPRVTALPSWFLGVPAVREFVLGFSVVYAKFLHICCSKSTSALVADAHRVLLKGRDGRRAIVGMGKKLNYSFDVAEWGGLDGVKGMPMQILWAGSWSKDWSEEGRRVADALPQANFVTHSGGRWPEEEVADELAENILRFVSSLPKSVRQVEEEPLPEHIQKMFEEAAAGGDHHHHHHGHGGHSHHDGHAHDHAAGYMDAYGLGHGWGG; encoded by the exons ATGGCGATCATCACAGAAGAACCAGATCCCAAAGGCGCACCAGAGCGCGACGTTTTGCCCAAACCCCATAAACCTTCCTCACCTCCAAAGCCAAGTTCCAGTGCACCAAACCCATTCGCATTCTGGGCTTACTTCTGTCTTGCAGTCTCTCTGATAACCATCCTTTTCGTCTTTTTCTCATCTTTCAAAACACAGGATCCCAAAGCATGGTTCCTCAGCCTCCCCAACGACCTTCGCCAACACTACTCCAGGGGTCGTACAATTAAAGTCCAAACGGCCTCTAATCAATCGCCTATTGAGGTATTCACCATTGAAGACGGGCCAAAAATGGCAGAAAATGTGGTGATCGTTCATGGGTTAGGCTGTAGTTCATACGCTTTTCGCGAGATTGTCAAGTATTTAGGCTCCAGGGGAATTCGTGCCGTGGCACTGGATCTACCTGGTTCAGGGTTTTCAGATAAATCGGTGATTGTGGAGGGTGAAAGTTGGGGTGGGATTTTAGGGAGGTTTTGTGACTTGTATAGTGATATCCGGGAAAAGGGGTtgttttggggttttgataaTTTGATTGAACATGGGCATCTCCCTTACGAAGAAAATAGGATTCGTGTTTCAGGTAGAAAGAAAGTCCAGACAATTGAATTGGGTTCTCAAGAGATGGGCATTCTTTTGGGCCAAGTGATTGATTCAATGGGTTTGGCTCCTGTGCATTTAATTTTGCATGATTCGGCATTTGGACTGACTGCAAATTGGGTTTCTGAGAATTTGGGGTCAGTGAGAAGTGTGACTCTTATTGATTCTGCACCAAGAGTGACAGCTCTGCCTTCATGGTTCTTGGGAGTGCCGGCTGTTAGGGAGTTTGTGCTGGGCTTTTCAGTAGTGTATGCTAAGTTTCTTCACATTTGTTGTTCAAAATCAACTAGTGCTTTGGTTGCAGATGCCCATAGAGTTCTTTTGAAGGGAAGGGACGGAAGGAGGGCAATTGTTGGGATGGGGAAAAAGTTGAATTATAGCTTTGATGTGGCAGAATGGGGTGGATTGGATGGGGTGAAGGGTATGCCAATGCAAATTCTTTGGGCGGGCAGTTGGTCCAAAGACTGGAGTGAAGAGGGACGCCGTGTTGCAGATGCACTTCCGCAGGCTAATTTTGTCACACATTCCGGTGGGCGGTGGCCTGAG GAGGAGGTGGCTGATGAGCTTGCTGAAAATATTCTTCGGTTTGTTTCCTCATTACCAAAATCTGTCAGACAAGTTGAGGAAGAGCCTCTTCCTGAGCACATTCAGAAGATGTTTGAGGAAGCAGCAGCAGGTGGcgaccaccaccaccaccaccatggTCATGGTGGCCACAGCCACCATGATGGTCATGCTCACGATCATGCAGCGGGTTATATGGATGCATATGGTCTTGGTCATGGATGGGGCGGTTGA